Proteins encoded in a region of the Pseudomonas viciae genome:
- a CDS encoding aminodeoxychorismate/anthranilate synthase component II — protein MLLMIDNYDSFTYNVVQYLGELGSEVKVVRNDELTIAEIEALKPERIVVSPGPCTPTEAGISIEAIKYFAGKLPILGVCLGHQSIGQAFGGDVVRARQVMHGKTSPVFHEDKGVFEGLNLPLTVTRYHSLIVKRETLPDCLEITAWTQLEDGSVDEIMGLRHKTLNIEGVQFHPESILTEQGHELFANFLKQTGGTR, from the coding sequence ATGTTGCTGATGATCGATAACTACGACTCTTTTACCTACAACGTTGTGCAATACCTCGGGGAGTTGGGCTCCGAGGTCAAAGTCGTGCGCAACGACGAACTGACCATCGCTGAAATTGAAGCCCTCAAGCCTGAGCGCATCGTCGTCTCGCCGGGGCCTTGCACGCCGACCGAAGCGGGCATCTCCATCGAAGCCATCAAATATTTCGCCGGTAAACTGCCAATTCTGGGCGTTTGCCTGGGGCATCAGTCGATTGGCCAAGCGTTTGGTGGCGATGTGGTGCGTGCCCGTCAAGTCATGCACGGTAAAACCAGCCCGGTGTTCCACGAGGACAAGGGCGTGTTCGAAGGGCTGAATCTTCCGCTGACCGTCACCCGCTACCACTCCTTGATCGTCAAGCGCGAAACCCTGCCCGACTGCCTGGAGATAACCGCCTGGACTCAGCTTGAAGACGGTTCGGTGGATGAGATCATGGGGTTGCGCCACAAGACGCTGAATATCGAGGGTGTGCAATTCCATCCCGAGTCTATTCTCACCGAGCAGGGCCACGAACTGTTCGCCAACTTCCTCAAACAAACCGGCGGCACGCGCTAA
- the trpE gene encoding anthranilate synthase component I, with protein sequence MIREEFLRLAAAGYNRIPLACETLADFDTPLSIYLKLADQPNSYLLESVQGGEKWGRYSIIGLPCRTVLRVHDHRISVTHDGVEIESLDVEDPLAFVETFKARYNVPTIPGLPRFNGGLVGYFGYDCVRYVEKRLGTCPNPDPLGVPDILLMVSDAVVVFDNLAGKMHAIVLADPSQEDAYEQGQQSLQALLEKLRQPITPRPGLDFSKQSAADPVFRSSFTQDDYERAVDTIKEYILAGDCMQVVPSQRMSIDFKAAPIDLYRALRCFNPTPYMYFFNFGDFHVVGSSPEVLVRVEDNLITVRPIAGTRPRGATEEADRALEEDLLSDDKEIAEHLMLIDLGRNDTGRVSEVGSVKLTEKMVIERYSNVMHIVSNVTGQLKAGLTAMDALRAILPAGTLSGAPKIRAMEIIDELEPVKRGVYGGAVGYFAWNGNMDTAIAIRTAVIKNGELHVQAGGGIVADSVPALEWEETLNKRRAMFRAVALAEQTSGD encoded by the coding sequence ATGATCCGTGAAGAATTCCTGCGTCTAGCCGCTGCCGGCTACAACCGCATCCCGCTTGCCTGCGAAACCCTGGCCGACTTCGACACGCCACTGTCGATCTACTTGAAACTGGCCGACCAGCCCAACTCCTACCTGCTCGAATCGGTACAGGGCGGCGAGAAATGGGGCCGTTACTCCATCATCGGCCTGCCGTGCCGTACCGTGCTACGGGTTCATGACCATCGCATCAGCGTGACCCACGACGGCGTCGAGATCGAAAGCCTGGACGTTGAAGACCCGCTGGCGTTCGTCGAAACCTTCAAGGCCCGTTACAACGTGCCGACCATCCCTGGCCTGCCACGTTTCAACGGTGGCCTGGTGGGGTATTTCGGCTACGACTGCGTGCGCTACGTGGAAAAACGCCTGGGCACCTGTCCGAACCCCGATCCACTGGGCGTTCCGGACATTTTGCTGATGGTGTCCGACGCCGTTGTCGTCTTCGACAACCTCGCGGGAAAGATGCACGCCATTGTCCTGGCTGACCCGTCCCAGGAGGACGCCTACGAGCAAGGCCAACAAAGCCTGCAGGCACTGTTGGAAAAACTCCGTCAGCCGATCACGCCACGCCCCGGCCTGGATTTCAGCAAACAGTCGGCAGCCGACCCGGTGTTCCGCTCCAGTTTCACCCAGGACGATTACGAAAGAGCCGTCGATACCATCAAGGAATACATCCTGGCTGGCGACTGCATGCAGGTAGTGCCGTCGCAACGGATGTCCATCGACTTCAAGGCGGCGCCCATTGACCTGTACCGGGCACTGCGCTGCTTCAACCCGACGCCTTATATGTACTTCTTCAACTTTGGCGACTTCCACGTCGTGGGCAGCTCGCCGGAAGTACTGGTACGGGTCGAAGACAACCTGATCACCGTGCGCCCGATTGCTGGTACTCGTCCCCGTGGCGCCACGGAGGAGGCTGACCGGGCGCTGGAAGAGGACCTGCTGTCTGACGACAAGGAAATCGCCGAGCACCTGATGCTGATCGACCTGGGGCGCAACGACACCGGGCGCGTCTCGGAAGTCGGTTCGGTAAAGCTCACCGAGAAGATGGTCATTGAGCGCTATTCCAACGTGATGCACATCGTCTCCAATGTCACCGGCCAGTTGAAAGCCGGGCTGACGGCGATGGACGCCTTGCGGGCGATCCTGCCGGCGGGCACCTTGTCCGGCGCGCCGAAAATCCGCGCGATGGAGATCATCGACGAACTGGAACCGGTCAAGCGTGGGGTGTACGGCGGGGCCGTGGGTTACTTCGCCTGGAACGGCAACATGGACACCGCCATTGCCATCCGTACCGCGGTGATCAAGAACGGTGAACTGCACGTCCAGGCCGGCGGCGGCATCGTCGCCGACTCGGTGCCAGCGTTGGAATGGGAAGAAACCCTGAACAAGCGTCGGGCGATGTTCCGCGCCGTGGCGTTGGCGGAGCAGACTTCAGGCGACTGA
- a CDS encoding phosphoglycolate phosphatase: MSGFEQLFPGSLPRLVMFDLDGTLVDSVPDLAVAVDHMLLKLDRPPAGLDAVRQWVGNGAPMLVRRALANHIDAQGVDEAEAERALELFNEAYEGNHELTVVYPGVRSTLKWLKKQGVEMALITNKPERFVAPLLDQMKIGRYFRWIIGGDTLPQKKPDPAALFFVMKMANIPASQSLFVGDSRSDVLAAKAAGVKCVALSYGYNHGRPIAEEFPTLVIDDLRLLIPGCLDPAAEITLPDAVQSSSGNAIVVVTRKLWMKVIKALARWRWRA; this comes from the coding sequence ATGAGCGGTTTCGAGCAGTTGTTCCCCGGCAGTCTGCCGCGTCTGGTGATGTTCGACCTCGATGGCACTCTGGTCGATTCGGTTCCAGACCTCGCTGTCGCCGTGGACCACATGCTGCTCAAGCTCGACCGCCCGCCCGCCGGCCTCGACGCTGTGCGTCAATGGGTCGGCAATGGCGCGCCCATGCTGGTGCGCCGGGCCCTGGCCAACCACATCGATGCCCAGGGTGTCGATGAGGCCGAGGCCGAGCGGGCGCTGGAGCTGTTCAACGAAGCTTACGAGGGCAATCACGAACTGACGGTGGTCTACCCCGGCGTGCGCTCGACCCTCAAATGGCTGAAAAAGCAGGGCGTGGAAATGGCGCTGATCACCAACAAGCCGGAGCGCTTCGTCGCGCCGTTGCTGGATCAGATGAAAATCGGCCGTTATTTCCGCTGGATCATCGGCGGCGACACCTTGCCGCAGAAAAAGCCTGACCCGGCCGCACTGTTCTTCGTGATGAAAATGGCGAACATCCCGGCCTCCCAATCGTTGTTCGTCGGCGACTCGCGCAGTGATGTGCTGGCGGCGAAAGCGGCTGGGGTCAAATGTGTGGCGCTGAGTTACGGCTATAACCATGGTCGGCCGATCGCCGAAGAGTTTCCCACGCTGGTGATCGACGATTTGCGTCTGTTAATTCCCGGTTGCCTGGACCCGGCCGCTGAGATAACGTTGCCCGACGCTGTTCAATCCTCTTCTGGAAACGCCATCGTGGTGGTCACTCGCAAACTCTGGATGAAAGTCATCAAGGCCCTGGCCCGCTGGCGTTGGCGCGCCTGA
- the rpe gene encoding ribulose-phosphate 3-epimerase, producing MQPFVIAPSILSADFARLGEEVDNVLAAGADFVHFDVMDNHYVPNLTIGPMVCAALRKYGVTAPIDAHLMVSPVDRIVGDFIEAGATYITFHPEATLHVDRSLQLIREGGCKSGLVFNPATPLDVLEYVMDKVDMILLMSVNPGFGGQKFIPGTLDKLRKARALIDASGRDIRLEIDGGVNVNNIREIAAAGADTFVAGSAIFNAPDYKEVIEKMRAELALARP from the coding sequence ATGCAGCCCTTCGTTATTGCTCCGTCGATTCTCTCCGCCGATTTCGCCCGCCTGGGCGAGGAAGTGGACAACGTTCTGGCCGCCGGCGCCGACTTCGTGCACTTCGATGTCATGGACAACCACTATGTACCCAACCTGACCATCGGCCCGATGGTCTGCGCGGCGTTGCGCAAGTACGGCGTCACCGCGCCGATCGACGCGCACCTGATGGTCAGCCCGGTGGACCGCATCGTTGGTGACTTCATCGAGGCCGGTGCCACCTATATCACCTTCCACCCTGAAGCCACGCTGCACGTCGACCGCTCCTTGCAGTTGATCCGCGAAGGCGGTTGCAAGTCCGGCCTGGTGTTCAACCCGGCGACACCGTTGGACGTGCTCGAGTACGTGATGGACAAGGTCGACATGATCCTGCTGATGAGTGTCAACCCGGGTTTCGGTGGGCAGAAATTCATTCCTGGCACCCTCGATAAGCTGCGCAAGGCCCGCGCGCTGATCGATGCGTCGGGCCGTGACATCCGCCTGGAAATCGACGGTGGCGTGAATGTGAACAACATCCGCGAAATCGCCGCCGCGGGTGCCGACACTTTCGTTGCCGGCTCGGCGATCTTCAATGCACCGGACTACAAAGAGGTCATTGAAAAGATGCGCGCCGAATTGGCTCTGGCCCGTCCATGA
- a CDS encoding iron-containing alcohol dehydrogenase, translating to MSLSSFKIAHKLITGAAAIEQLAAELTRLDVDNPLIVTDAALVKSGTVELALQHLGGRDYEIFDRVMPDPEIAIVEDCMQAYRDGGHDGLIGLGGGSAIDIAKCVGVYAGYHGELQDMFGVDQVPRKGAPMIAIPTTAGTGSEVTNVAILSDKAAQLKKGIVSDFLLPDVALVSPQMTLTCPRSVTAASGVDALVHAIEAYLSLNASPITDALAIGAIKLITRALPKAYANPAHLQAREDMATASLMAGMAFGNAGVGAVHALAYPLGGRFHVSHGVANALLLPYVMAWNKMACVERMRDIAEAMGIKTAHLSDLEAADEAVEAMTALCAAVEIPKGLSGLGVTEDVIPSMAVEAAGIERLMRNNPRQLSAGDIEEIYRAAY from the coding sequence ATGAGTCTTTCCTCATTCAAGATCGCCCACAAACTGATCACCGGTGCCGCTGCCATCGAGCAACTGGCGGCCGAGCTGACGCGGCTGGACGTCGACAACCCGCTGATCGTGACTGACGCCGCGCTGGTCAAGTCCGGTACCGTGGAGCTGGCCTTGCAACACCTGGGCGGGCGCGACTACGAAATTTTCGACCGGGTCATGCCGGACCCGGAAATCGCCATCGTCGAAGACTGCATGCAGGCCTACCGAGACGGCGGCCATGATGGCCTGATCGGCCTGGGTGGCGGCAGTGCCATCGACATCGCCAAATGCGTGGGGGTCTACGCCGGTTACCACGGCGAGTTGCAGGATATGTTCGGGGTCGACCAGGTACCGCGCAAAGGCGCCCCCATGATCGCCATCCCCACCACAGCCGGGACCGGCTCGGAAGTCACCAATGTGGCGATCCTCTCCGACAAGGCCGCGCAGTTGAAGAAAGGCATCGTCAGCGATTTTCTGCTGCCGGATGTGGCGCTGGTCAGTCCGCAGATGACCCTCACTTGCCCGCGCAGCGTAACGGCGGCCAGTGGCGTCGATGCGTTGGTGCACGCCATCGAGGCCTACCTGTCGCTCAATGCTTCGCCGATCACCGATGCCCTGGCCATCGGCGCAATCAAGCTGATCACTCGCGCCTTGCCCAAGGCCTACGCCAACCCCGCTCACCTGCAAGCCCGCGAGGATATGGCCACCGCCAGCCTGATGGCCGGCATGGCGTTTGGTAACGCCGGGGTCGGGGCAGTGCATGCGCTGGCCTATCCCTTGGGCGGGCGTTTTCACGTCTCCCATGGCGTCGCCAACGCCTTGTTGCTGCCGTATGTCATGGCGTGGAACAAGATGGCCTGCGTCGAGCGCATGCGCGATATTGCCGAAGCCATGGGTATCAAGACCGCGCACCTGAGTGACCTGGAGGCTGCCGACGAAGCCGTGGAGGCGATGACCGCGCTGTGTGCTGCCGTGGAAATACCCAAGGGCCTGAGCGGTCTGGGCGTGACCGAGGACGTGATTCCCTCGATGGCGGTAGAAGCAGCGGGAATAGAGCGGCTGATGCGCAATAATCCGCGCCAACTGAGCGCCGGTGATATCGAGGAGATCTACCGCGCGGCGTATTGA
- a CDS encoding ABC transporter permease, producing MLSPYMSPVERVWFYSLRILCGLILLFLILPVLVIIPLSFNSGSFLVYPLQGFSLQWYHDFFASAEWMRALKNSIIVAPAATLLAMIFGTLAAIGLTRGDFPGKALVMALVISPMVVPVVIIGVASYLFFAPLGMGNSFLSLIVVHAVLGVPFVIITVSATLQGFNHNLVRAAASLGASPLTAFRRVTLPLIAPGVISGALFAFATSFDEVVVTLFLAGPEQATLPRQMFSGIRENLSPTIAAAATLLIAFSVILLLTLEWLRGRSEKLRTTQV from the coding sequence ATGCTGAGTCCTTACATGTCCCCCGTTGAACGGGTGTGGTTCTACAGCTTGCGCATACTCTGCGGGCTGATCCTGTTGTTCCTGATCCTGCCGGTACTGGTGATCATTCCGCTGTCGTTCAACTCCGGCAGCTTCCTGGTGTACCCGCTGCAAGGTTTCTCTCTGCAGTGGTACCACGATTTCTTCGCCTCGGCCGAATGGATGCGGGCGCTGAAAAACAGCATTATCGTGGCCCCGGCAGCGACCTTGCTGGCGATGATTTTCGGCACGCTGGCGGCCATCGGCCTGACCCGGGGTGACTTCCCGGGCAAGGCGCTGGTGATGGCCCTGGTGATTTCGCCCATGGTGGTGCCGGTGGTGATCATCGGTGTGGCCAGCTACCTGTTCTTCGCGCCGCTGGGGATGGGCAACAGCTTCCTCTCGCTGATTGTGGTCCACGCCGTGCTGGGCGTGCCGTTCGTGATCATCACGGTGTCGGCGACCTTGCAGGGGTTCAACCACAACCTGGTTCGGGCCGCCGCCAGTCTTGGGGCTTCGCCATTGACCGCGTTTCGTCGGGTGACCCTGCCGTTGATCGCCCCCGGTGTGATCTCCGGCGCGTTGTTCGCCTTCGCGACATCGTTCGATGAAGTGGTGGTGACTTTGTTTCTGGCAGGTCCCGAGCAGGCGACCCTGCCACGGCAGATGTTCAGCGGTATCCGCGAAAACCTCAGCCCGACCATCGCCGCCGCGGCGACGCTGTTGATTGCCTTCTCGGTGATCCTGCTGCTGACCCTGGAGTGGTTGCGTGGGCGCAGCGAGAAACTGCGTACTACTCAAGTCTGA
- a CDS encoding ABC transporter permease, with the protein MAIAVPLNAGTSPTLKQRLKRAERVNRWKAQALIAPLVLFLLLVFLVPIVALLFKSVSNPEVVSAMPRTVAAVATWDGRGLPGEPVYKAASEDLAEARKNQTLGDLSKRLNMELAGYRSLLTKTARALPFATEPASYKEALENLDERWGDPAYWQVIRRNTSDVTPYYLLAAVDHRIDDLGELAPATPDQAIYLDIFTRTFWMGLVITAICLVLAYPLAYLLANLPSRQSNLLMILVLLPFWTSILVRVAAWIVLLQSGGLINSGLMAMGIIDKPLELVFNRTGVYISMVHILLPFMILPIYSVMKGISPTYMRAAISLGCHPFASFWRVYFPQTYAGVGAGCLLVFILAIGYYITPALLGSPNDQMVSYFVAFYTNTSINWGMATALGGLLLLATIVLYLIYSWLVGASRLRLS; encoded by the coding sequence ATGGCCATCGCCGTTCCACTGAACGCGGGCACCAGCCCCACCCTGAAGCAGCGGCTCAAGCGCGCCGAGCGGGTCAACCGCTGGAAGGCCCAGGCCTTGATCGCGCCGCTGGTACTGTTTCTGTTGCTGGTGTTCCTGGTGCCGATCGTGGCGCTGCTGTTCAAAAGCGTCAGCAACCCGGAAGTCGTCAGCGCCATGCCGCGCACCGTGGCGGCGGTCGCTACGTGGGACGGGCGTGGGTTGCCGGGTGAGCCGGTGTACAAGGCAGCCAGTGAAGACCTGGCCGAAGCCCGCAAGAATCAGACCCTGGGCGATCTGTCCAAGCGCCTGAACATGGAACTGGCCGGCTATCGTAGCCTGCTGACCAAGACCGCTCGAGCGCTGCCGTTTGCCACCGAGCCGGCCTCCTATAAAGAAGCGTTGGAAAACCTCGACGAGCGCTGGGGCGATCCCGCGTACTGGCAGGTGATCCGTCGCAACACCAGCGACGTCACCCCGTATTACTTGCTGGCGGCCGTCGATCATCGAATCGACGACCTCGGCGAACTGGCCCCAGCCACTCCCGACCAGGCGATCTACCTCGACATTTTCACTCGCACGTTCTGGATGGGCCTGGTGATCACCGCGATTTGCCTGGTGCTCGCTTATCCGTTGGCCTACCTGCTGGCGAACCTGCCATCGCGCCAGAGCAACCTGCTGATGATCCTGGTGCTGCTGCCATTCTGGACTTCGATCCTGGTGCGGGTTGCCGCATGGATCGTGCTGCTGCAGTCGGGCGGCCTGATCAACAGCGGCCTGATGGCCATGGGCATCATCGATAAACCCCTGGAGCTGGTGTTCAACCGCACCGGTGTCTACATCTCCATGGTCCATATCCTGCTGCCGTTCATGATCCTGCCGATCTACAGCGTGATGAAGGGCATCTCGCCAACCTACATGCGTGCGGCGATTTCCCTGGGCTGCCATCCGTTCGCCAGTTTCTGGCGGGTGTATTTCCCGCAGACCTATGCCGGTGTCGGCGCTGGCTGCCTGTTGGTGTTCATCCTTGCCATCGGCTACTACATCACCCCGGCGCTGCTGGGCAGCCCGAACGATCAGATGGTCAGCTACTTCGTCGCGTTCTACACCAACACCAGTATCAACTGGGGCATGGCCACGGCGCTCGGCGGGCTGCTGTTGCTGGCGACCATCGTGCTTTATCTGATTTACAGCTGGCTGGTGGGCGCCAGTCGCCTGCGCCTGAGCTAA
- a CDS encoding ABC transporter substrate-binding protein: MLRSLKFTALTLGMMGAASAMAAGPDLTVVSFGGANKAAQVKAFYAPWEAAGNGKIVAGEYNGEMAKVKAMVDTKSVSWDLVEVESPELSRGCDEDMFEQLDPALFGKAEDYVKGAIQPCGVGFFVWSTVLAYNADKLKTAPTSWADFWDTKQFPGKRGLRKGAKYTLEFALMADGVAPKDVYKVLAGKDGQDRAFKKLDELKPNIQWWEAGAQPPQYLASGDVVMSSAYNGRIAAVQKESNLKVVWNGGIYDFDAWAIPRGLDKTRAEAAKKFIAFSVAPQQQKTYSENIAYGPANTQAVPLLAKDVLTNMPTTPENIANQVQIDVSFWADNGEQLEQRFNSWAAK; the protein is encoded by the coding sequence ATGTTGAGATCCCTTAAGTTCACCGCCCTGACTCTGGGCATGATGGGTGCGGCAAGCGCAATGGCGGCGGGCCCGGACCTGACCGTGGTGTCTTTCGGCGGGGCGAACAAGGCGGCGCAGGTCAAAGCCTTCTACGCACCGTGGGAAGCGGCCGGCAACGGCAAGATCGTGGCTGGCGAGTACAACGGCGAAATGGCCAAGGTCAAGGCCATGGTCGACACCAAGAGCGTTTCGTGGGACCTGGTGGAAGTCGAGTCCCCGGAATTGTCCCGTGGTTGTGATGAAGACATGTTCGAGCAACTGGACCCAGCGCTGTTCGGCAAGGCCGAAGACTACGTCAAGGGCGCCATCCAGCCGTGCGGTGTCGGTTTCTTCGTGTGGTCGACCGTGCTGGCCTACAACGCCGACAAACTGAAAACCGCGCCGACCAGTTGGGCGGACTTCTGGGACACCAAGCAATTTCCGGGCAAGCGCGGTCTGCGCAAGGGCGCCAAGTACACCCTGGAATTCGCCTTGATGGCCGACGGCGTGGCGCCGAAAGACGTCTACAAAGTGCTGGCCGGCAAAGACGGTCAGGATCGTGCCTTCAAGAAACTCGACGAACTCAAGCCGAACATCCAGTGGTGGGAGGCCGGCGCCCAGCCGCCGCAGTACCTGGCCTCCGGTGACGTGGTCATGAGCTCGGCCTACAACGGCCGGATCGCTGCGGTCCAGAAAGAAAGCAACCTGAAAGTGGTGTGGAACGGCGGCATCTACGACTTCGACGCTTGGGCCATTCCGCGCGGCCTGGACAAGACCCGCGCAGAAGCGGCGAAGAAATTCATCGCCTTCTCCGTAGCACCGCAGCAGCAGAAGACCTACTCGGAAAACATCGCGTACGGCCCGGCCAACACCCAGGCAGTCCCGTTGCTGGCCAAGGATGTCCTGACCAACATGCCGACCACCCCGGAAAACATCGCCAACCAGGTGCAGATCGACGTCAGCTTCTGGGCTGACAACGGTGAGCAACTGGAGCAGCGCTTCAATTCCTGGGCGGCCAAGTAA
- a CDS encoding ABC transporter ATP-binding protein, with translation MSQVDSSAGASDVLVSFRGVQKSYDGENLIVKDLNLDIRKGEFLTLLGPSGSGKTTSLMMLAGFETPTAGEIQLAGRAINNVPPHKRDIGMVFQNYALFPHMTVAENLAFPLTVRGLNKSDVGDRVKRVLSMVQLDTFAQRYPAQLSGGQQQRVALARALVFEPQLVLMDEPLGALDKQLREHMQMEIKHLHQRLGVTVVYVTHDQGEALTMSDRVAVFHQGEIQQIAPPRTLYEEPKNTFVANFIGENNRLNGRLHSHTGDRCLVELGRGEKVEALAVNVGKPGEPVTLSIRPERVSLNGASEQCVNRFSGRVAEFIYLGDHVRVRLEVCGKNDFFVKQPIAELDPGLAVGDVVPLGWQVEHVRALDPLLEAN, from the coding sequence ATGAGCCAGGTCGATTCAAGCGCGGGGGCCAGTGATGTGCTGGTCAGCTTTCGTGGTGTGCAAAAGAGCTACGACGGCGAGAACCTGATCGTCAAAGACCTCAACCTGGATATTCGCAAAGGCGAATTCCTGACCCTGCTCGGGCCGTCAGGTTCCGGCAAGACCACCAGCCTGATGATGCTCGCCGGGTTTGAAACCCCTACCGCCGGTGAGATCCAACTGGCCGGGCGCGCCATCAACAACGTGCCACCTCACAAGCGCGACATCGGCATGGTGTTCCAGAACTATGCCTTGTTCCCGCACATGACCGTCGCCGAGAACCTGGCGTTCCCGCTGACCGTGCGCGGCCTGAACAAGAGCGACGTGGGCGACCGGGTCAAGCGCGTCTTGAGCATGGTCCAGCTGGACACTTTCGCCCAACGCTACCCGGCGCAATTGTCCGGCGGCCAACAACAGCGCGTGGCTTTGGCGCGTGCGCTGGTGTTCGAGCCGCAATTGGTGCTGATGGACGAACCCCTCGGCGCGCTGGACAAGCAATTGCGTGAACACATGCAGATGGAAATCAAACACCTGCACCAGCGTCTGGGCGTGACCGTGGTCTACGTGACCCACGACCAGGGCGAAGCCTTGACCATGTCCGACCGCGTGGCGGTGTTCCACCAGGGTGAGATCCAGCAGATCGCCCCGCCGCGCACGCTCTATGAAGAGCCGAAAAACACCTTCGTCGCCAACTTCATCGGCGAGAACAATCGTCTCAACGGCCGTCTGCACAGCCACACCGGTGACCGTTGCCTGGTGGAGCTGGGGCGCGGCGAGAAGGTCGAGGCGCTGGCGGTGAATGTTGGCAAGCCCGGCGAGCCGGTGACGCTGTCGATTCGCCCGGAGCGGGTGAGCCTCAACGGCGCAAGCGAACAATGTGTCAACCGCTTCTCAGGGAGGGTGGCGGAATTTATCTATCTGGGCGACCACGTCCGGGTTCGCCTGGAAGTCTGCGGCAAGAATGACTTCTTCGTGAAACAACCGATTGCCGAGCTCGATCCCGGGCTCGCCGTTGGGGACGTGGTTCCGCTTGGCTGGCAAGTCGAGCATGTGCGTGCGCTCGATCCCCTTCTAGAGGCGAATTGA
- a CDS encoding response regulator, whose translation MIRVLVAEDHTIVREGIKQLIGLAKDLLVVGEASNGEQLLETLRHVPCEVVLLDISMPGVNGLEAIPRIRALNNPPAILVLSMHDEAQMAARALKVGAAGYATKDSDPALLLMAIRKVAAGGRYIDPDLADRMVFEVGLTDTRPLHSLLSEREFSVFERLAQGANVNDIAQQLALSSKTISTHKARLMQKLNITSLAELVKYAMEHKLL comes from the coding sequence GTGATCCGTGTACTGGTAGCCGAAGACCACACCATCGTGCGCGAAGGCATCAAGCAGTTGATCGGCCTGGCGAAGGACTTGCTGGTGGTGGGGGAGGCGAGCAACGGCGAACAGTTGCTCGAAACCCTGCGGCATGTGCCGTGCGAAGTGGTGCTGCTGGATATTTCCATGCCGGGGGTCAATGGCCTGGAGGCGATCCCGCGGATCCGTGCATTGAACAATCCACCCGCCATTCTGGTGTTGTCGATGCACGACGAGGCGCAAATGGCCGCCCGTGCCCTGAAGGTCGGCGCCGCTGGCTATGCGACCAAGGACAGCGACCCGGCCTTGCTGCTCATGGCGATTCGCAAGGTCGCGGCCGGCGGGCGTTACATCGACCCTGACCTGGCCGACCGCATGGTCTTCGAAGTCGGCCTGACCGACACCCGTCCGCTGCACTCGCTGCTGTCCGAGCGCGAGTTCTCGGTCTTCGAGCGCCTGGCCCAAGGCGCCAACGTCAACGACATCGCCCAGCAACTGGCCCTGAGCAGCAAGACCATCAGCACCCACAAGGCGCGGCTGATGCAGAAGCTCAACATCACCTCATTGGCGGAACTGGTGAAGTACGCGATGGAGCACAAGCTGCTCTAA